A DNA window from Streptomyces sp. 71268 contains the following coding sequences:
- a CDS encoding sugar ABC transporter permease yields the protein MEGAPAAAGAVTAVDPRLLVREQGVRGYVREFGRKLRGGELGSVPVVVGLAIIWAVFQWRDSAFLSPKNLSDLSIYIVGTGMISVGIVLVLLLGEIDLSVGSVSGLAAAVLAVLYVNEGLAEWQAILIALTSGAAAGAVHGFFFARVGVPAFVVTLAGLLAWNGLMLQVLGTTGTINLDRDSFIVHLTSHYFVYIAVAYGVAGLAVALFLGAQLLDARRRQAAGVPFRPLGEILARTAVLAVLAFAAAWRLNEYKGLPLALLIFLVVLIGYDVLLRRTRFGRQVFAVGGGVEAARRAGINVTFVRIAVFSISGLMASVGGLFIASRIAAANQGAGTGNLLMEAIAAAVIGGTSLFGGRGSVWSALLGMLVIGSIASGMALLGIEASVQYMITGGVLLAAVVIDSVSRRTQRSAGRG from the coding sequence ATCGAGGGCGCCCCGGCCGCCGCCGGCGCGGTCACCGCCGTCGATCCCCGCCTCCTCGTGCGCGAGCAGGGCGTGCGGGGGTACGTACGGGAGTTCGGCCGCAAGCTGCGCGGCGGCGAACTCGGCTCGGTGCCCGTCGTGGTCGGCCTGGCCATCATCTGGGCCGTCTTCCAGTGGCGGGACTCGGCCTTCCTGTCCCCGAAGAACCTCTCCGACCTGTCCATCTACATCGTCGGCACCGGGATGATCTCGGTCGGCATCGTGCTCGTCCTGCTCCTGGGCGAGATCGACCTGTCGGTCGGCTCGGTCAGCGGCCTGGCCGCCGCCGTCCTCGCCGTGCTCTACGTCAACGAGGGCCTGGCCGAGTGGCAGGCCATCCTCATCGCCCTCACCTCCGGCGCGGCGGCCGGGGCCGTGCACGGCTTCTTCTTCGCCCGCGTCGGCGTCCCGGCGTTCGTCGTCACCCTCGCCGGGCTGCTGGCGTGGAACGGGCTGATGCTCCAGGTGCTCGGCACCACCGGCACCATCAACCTCGACCGCGACAGCTTCATCGTCCACCTGACCAGCCACTACTTCGTCTACATCGCCGTGGCCTACGGCGTCGCCGGGCTCGCCGTGGCGCTCTTCCTCGGCGCCCAGCTCCTGGACGCCCGACGCCGGCAGGCCGCGGGCGTGCCCTTCCGGCCGCTCGGCGAGATCCTGGCGCGCACCGCCGTGCTGGCCGTGCTGGCCTTCGCGGCGGCCTGGCGGCTCAACGAGTACAAGGGCCTGCCGCTGGCGCTGCTGATCTTCCTGGTGGTGCTGATCGGCTACGACGTCCTGCTGCGCCGCACCCGCTTCGGCCGCCAGGTCTTCGCCGTCGGCGGCGGCGTGGAGGCCGCGCGACGGGCGGGGATCAACGTCACCTTCGTCCGCATCGCCGTCTTCTCGATCTCCGGCCTCATGGCCTCGGTCGGCGGCCTGTTCATCGCCTCCCGGATCGCCGCGGCCAACCAGGGCGCCGGCACCGGAAACCTGCTGATGGAGGCCATCGCCGCGGCGGTCATCGGCGGTACCAGCCTCTTCGGTGGCAGGGGCAGCGTTTGGTCGGCGCTGCTCGGCATGCTCGTGATCGGCTCTATCGCCTCCGGCATGGCACTGCTGGGCATCGAGGCGTCCGTGCAGTACATGATCACGGGTGGCGTACTGCTCGCGGCTGTGGTAATCGACTCGGTCTCGCGTCGCACCCAGCGCTCGGCCGGTCGCGGCTAG
- a CDS encoding ATP-binding cassette domain-containing protein, producing MVDVTATPVLALRGISKRFGAVQALIDVDLEVRAGEVVALVGDNGAGKSTLVKTIAGVGPADDGVIEWRGRPVRVDRPHDAQALGIATVYQDLALCDNIDVVGNLFLGREITRAGILDEVEMERRSRELLETLSIRIPSVRIPIASLSGGQRQTVAIARSMLGQPGLVILDEPTAALGVEQTAQVLDLVERLRERGLAVILISHNMADVKAVADRVAVLRLGRNNGTFDVGTTSQEDIISAITGATDNAVTRRKARTSNAEDHA from the coding sequence ATGGTTGACGTGACCGCTACGCCCGTACTGGCGTTGCGCGGGATCTCCAAGCGATTCGGTGCCGTCCAGGCGCTCATCGACGTCGATCTGGAGGTCCGGGCCGGCGAGGTGGTCGCCCTGGTGGGCGACAACGGCGCCGGTAAATCCACCCTGGTCAAGACGATCGCCGGGGTCGGCCCCGCCGACGACGGCGTCATCGAGTGGCGGGGGCGCCCGGTGCGCGTCGACCGCCCGCACGACGCCCAGGCGCTGGGCATCGCGACCGTGTACCAGGACCTGGCGCTGTGCGACAACATCGACGTCGTCGGCAATCTCTTCCTGGGTCGGGAGATCACCCGTGCCGGCATCCTCGACGAGGTCGAGATGGAGCGCCGCTCGCGCGAGCTCCTGGAGACGCTCTCGATCCGCATTCCGAGCGTGCGCATCCCCATCGCCTCGCTCTCCGGCGGCCAGCGGCAGACGGTGGCCATCGCCCGCTCCATGCTGGGCCAGCCCGGCCTGGTGATCCTGGACGAGCCGACCGCGGCGTTGGGCGTCGAGCAGACCGCGCAGGTGCTCGACCTGGTGGAGCGGCTGCGCGAGCGCGGCCTCGCGGTGATCCTCATCAGCCACAACATGGCCGACGTCAAGGCCGTGGCCGACCGGGTCGCGGTGCTCCGGCTGGGCCGTAACAACGGCACCTTCGACGTCGGGACCACCTCACAGGAGGACATCATCTCCGCGATCACCGGCGCCACCGACAACGCTGTCACCCGCCGCAAGGCCCGCACCTCGAACGCGGAGGACCACGCGTGA
- a CDS encoding sugar ABC transporter substrate-binding protein, producing the protein MNATLRRVVIATAAVSLTVGLAACGKAKEADSHDSKDRKKGDPLTIGLLLPEDQTARYENFDKPLIKKRVKELCSACDVKYVNAKSDASVQQQQVDTMITKDVDVIILDSVDSKSIASSVEKAHDADIPVVAYDRLAEGPISAYTSFDNAEVGKVQARSLLKEIGGKAKSGQIVMLNGWEADPNAAMYKQGALSVLKGKVKIGKSYDVEKWLPNLANDSMNGAISSLGKDKIVGVYSANDGMAGGAITALRHGGFDKLPPVTGQDAELAAVQRIIAGEQFMSVYKSYKIEARTAAEMAVALGWGEDVPAKTTVDSPTEKDVPATLIPPVALTVDNVKDTVVKDGLYPLDKICAAKFRSACERAGLR; encoded by the coding sequence ATGAACGCGACGCTCCGTCGTGTCGTCATCGCCACCGCCGCGGTCAGCCTGACCGTCGGCCTTGCCGCGTGTGGCAAGGCCAAGGAGGCGGACAGCCACGACTCCAAGGACCGGAAGAAGGGCGACCCTCTCACGATCGGGCTCCTGCTGCCGGAAGACCAGACCGCGCGCTACGAGAACTTCGACAAGCCCTTGATCAAGAAACGGGTCAAGGAGCTCTGCTCGGCCTGCGACGTCAAGTACGTGAACGCCAAGTCGGACGCGTCCGTCCAGCAACAACAGGTCGACACGATGATCACCAAGGACGTGGACGTGATCATCCTCGACTCCGTGGACTCGAAGTCCATCGCCAGCTCCGTCGAGAAGGCGCACGACGCCGACATCCCCGTCGTCGCCTACGACCGGCTGGCCGAGGGCCCCATCTCCGCCTACACCTCCTTCGACAACGCGGAGGTCGGCAAGGTCCAGGCCAGGTCGCTGCTGAAGGAGATCGGCGGCAAGGCCAAGAGCGGCCAGATCGTCATGCTCAACGGCTGGGAGGCCGACCCCAACGCCGCCATGTACAAGCAGGGCGCGCTCTCCGTACTCAAGGGCAAGGTCAAGATCGGCAAGTCGTACGACGTGGAGAAGTGGCTGCCGAACCTCGCCAACGACAGCATGAACGGCGCCATCTCCTCGCTCGGCAAGGACAAGATCGTCGGCGTCTACTCGGCCAACGACGGCATGGCGGGCGGCGCCATCACCGCGCTGCGGCACGGCGGTTTCGACAAGCTGCCGCCGGTCACCGGGCAGGACGCGGAACTCGCCGCCGTGCAGCGGATCATCGCCGGCGAGCAGTTCATGAGCGTCTACAAGTCGTACAAGATCGAGGCCAGGACGGCGGCCGAGATGGCGGTGGCCCTCGGCTGGGGCGAGGACGTGCCGGCGAAGACCACCGTGGACAGCCCGACCGAGAAGGACGTGCCGGCCACCCTGATCCCCCCGGTCGCGCTGACCGTGGACAACGTCAAGGACACGGTCGTCAAGGACGGCCTGTACCCGCTGGACAAGATCTGCGCGGCGAAGTTCAGGAGCGCCTGTGAACGGGCCGGCCTGCGGTAG
- a CDS encoding ROK family transcriptional regulator: protein METPGSQSSLHRANLERVVRAVRMAGSLTQAEIARTTGLSAATVSNIVRELKDGGTVEVTPTSAGGRRARSVALSGDAGIVVGVDFGHAHLRVAVGNLAHRVLAEETEPLDVDASAAQGMERAEALVGRLIEASGIAPDKVVGVGLGVPGPIDVATGTLGSTAILPGWAGANPRDDLAARLGVPVYVDNDANLGALGELVWGSGRGVADLAYIKVASGVGAGLVISGQIYRGPGGTAGEIGHITLDESGPVCRCGNRGCLETFTAARYVLPLLHSSHGPDLTMERMVALAREGDPGCRRVVSDVGRHVGSGVANLCNLLNPSRVVLGGDLAEAGDLVLDPIRDSVARYAIPSAARQLSVLPGALGSRAEVLGALALVLSEMGDSTLLDGAVTTGTPALT from the coding sequence GTGGAGACTCCGGGATCGCAGTCATCGCTGCACCGGGCCAACCTTGAGCGGGTCGTACGCGCGGTGCGCATGGCGGGGTCCCTCACGCAGGCGGAGATCGCCCGCACGACGGGGCTCTCGGCCGCCACGGTCTCCAACATCGTCCGCGAGCTGAAGGACGGCGGCACCGTCGAGGTCACCCCGACCTCCGCCGGCGGCCGGCGGGCCCGCAGCGTCGCGCTCAGCGGCGACGCCGGCATCGTCGTCGGCGTCGACTTCGGCCACGCCCACCTGCGGGTCGCCGTCGGCAACCTGGCCCACCGGGTGCTCGCCGAGGAGACCGAGCCGCTGGACGTGGACGCCTCGGCGGCCCAGGGCATGGAGCGCGCCGAGGCCCTGGTGGGACGCCTGATCGAGGCCAGCGGCATCGCCCCGGACAAGGTGGTCGGCGTCGGGCTCGGCGTGCCGGGCCCCATCGACGTGGCCACCGGAACGCTGGGCTCCACCGCGATCCTGCCGGGCTGGGCCGGCGCCAACCCGCGCGACGACCTCGCGGCGCGCCTCGGCGTGCCCGTGTACGTGGACAACGACGCCAACCTGGGCGCGCTCGGCGAACTGGTGTGGGGGAGCGGCCGTGGCGTGGCCGACCTGGCGTACATCAAGGTCGCCAGCGGCGTCGGCGCGGGCCTGGTGATCAGCGGCCAGATCTACCGTGGGCCCGGCGGCACGGCGGGCGAGATCGGCCACATCACGCTGGACGAGTCGGGCCCGGTGTGCCGCTGCGGCAACCGTGGCTGCCTGGAGACCTTCACCGCCGCCCGCTACGTGCTGCCGCTGCTGCACTCCAGTCACGGCCCCGACCTGACCATGGAGCGCATGGTGGCGCTCGCGCGGGAGGGCGACCCCGGCTGCCGCCGGGTGGTCTCCGACGTCGGGCGGCACGTGGGCAGCGGCGTCGCCAACCTGTGCAACCTGCTCAACCCCAGCCGGGTGGTGCTCGGCGGCGACCTGGCCGAGGCCGGCGACCTGGTGCTCGACCCGATCCGCGACTCGGTCGCCCGGTACGCCATCCCGAGCGCCGCCCGGCAGCTCTCGGTGCTGCCGGGCGCCCTCGGCAGCCGGGCCGAGGTGCTGGGCGCGCTGGCCCTGGTGCTCAGCGAGATGGGCGACTCCACGCTCCTCGACGGCGCCGTCACCACCGGCACCCCGGCCCTGACCTGA
- a CDS encoding carbohydrate ABC transporter permease, whose amino-acid sequence MPPTVSGAGRRRGDRAGGVLNVFSHGILAVWGLLVTLPLLWAAMSSLKTDREIFTSPWSLPSSLRFENWSDAWNTANMGRYFLNSAVVVAGSLFGTMLLGAMAAYVLARFEFRGNRFIYYLFVGGMSFPIVLALVPLYFVLQNMEMLNTKHGLILVYIAYSLPFTVFFLTSFFKTLPTSVAEAAMIDGASHTRTFFQVMLPMAKPGLISIGIFNFLGQWNQYMLPYVLNQGEEKDKLLPQGLVELAVSQGYKGNWAVLFSGLLIAMIPVLAVYIIFQRQVQAGLTAGALK is encoded by the coding sequence GTGCCGCCGACGGTGTCGGGTGCCGGGCGGCGGCGTGGGGACCGCGCGGGTGGGGTGCTCAACGTGTTCTCGCACGGGATTCTGGCCGTGTGGGGACTGTTGGTCACGCTGCCGTTGTTGTGGGCGGCGATGAGTTCGCTCAAGACCGACCGGGAGATCTTCACCTCGCCCTGGTCGCTGCCCTCGTCGCTGCGTTTCGAGAACTGGTCCGACGCGTGGAACACCGCCAACATGGGCCGGTACTTCCTGAACTCGGCCGTCGTCGTCGCCGGCTCCCTCTTCGGCACCATGCTGCTGGGCGCCATGGCCGCCTACGTCCTGGCGCGGTTCGAGTTCCGTGGGAACCGGTTCATCTACTACCTGTTCGTCGGCGGCATGAGCTTCCCCATCGTGCTGGCGTTGGTACCGCTGTACTTCGTGTTGCAGAACATGGAGATGCTCAACACCAAGCACGGCCTGATCCTGGTCTACATCGCGTACTCGCTGCCCTTCACGGTCTTCTTCCTGACCTCGTTCTTCAAAACCCTGCCCACCTCGGTGGCGGAGGCGGCGATGATCGACGGGGCCTCGCACACGCGCACGTTCTTCCAGGTCATGCTGCCCATGGCCAAACCAGGACTGATCAGCATCGGCATCTTCAACTTCCTGGGCCAGTGGAACCAGTACATGCTCCCCTACGTACTCAACCAGGGCGAGGAAAAGGACAAACTCCTGCCCCAGGGACTGGTCGAACTCGCCGTCTCCCAGGGATACAAAGGCAACTGGGCCGTCCTCTTCTCCGGCCTGCTCATCGCCATGATCCCCGTACTCGCGGTCTACATCATCTTCCAACGCCAGGTCCAAGCCGGCCTGACGGCGGGAGCCCTGAAGTAG
- a CDS encoding sugar ABC transporter permease, whose amino-acid sequence MRHGKYGFIVGFLSLPLAIYAVFVISPFLQAIYYSFTNWSGLSSDLQMVGFDNYRKLLDDDVFWHALRNNLVLLLVLPLVTLGMGLFFAFMLNVGGRRRGAVVSGVRGSSLYKVVYFFPQVLSIAIVALVFQFAYNPNSGALNSFLSGIGLDSVQPNWLGDPSLALWCVMAVMVWSNVGFYVVLFSAAMSTIPRDFYEAALLDGANRFTTFFRITLPLLWDTVQTGWVYMGILALDAFAVVQIMTVGPGGPDYSTEVLTWFVYTKGIRDGQAGYATALGVALLIVTMIFATVVMRLGRRERLEF is encoded by the coding sequence GTGCGGCACGGTAAGTACGGCTTCATCGTGGGGTTTTTGTCCCTGCCGTTGGCGATTTACGCGGTCTTTGTGATCTCGCCGTTCCTCCAGGCTATCTACTATTCGTTCACGAATTGGAGTGGTCTGAGCTCGGATCTCCAGATGGTGGGGTTCGACAATTATCGTAAGTTGCTGGATGACGATGTGTTCTGGCATGCGTTGCGGAACAATCTGGTGTTGTTGCTCGTGTTGCCGCTGGTGACGCTTGGCATGGGGCTGTTCTTCGCTTTCATGTTGAATGTGGGTGGGCGGCGTAGGGGGGCGGTGGTCTCGGGTGTGCGGGGGTCGTCGCTGTACAAGGTGGTGTACTTCTTCCCGCAGGTGTTGTCGATCGCGATCGTGGCGTTGGTCTTCCAGTTCGCGTACAACCCGAACAGTGGGGCGTTGAACTCGTTCCTGTCGGGGATCGGGTTGGATTCGGTGCAGCCCAACTGGTTGGGTGATCCGAGTCTGGCGTTGTGGTGTGTGATGGCGGTGATGGTGTGGAGCAACGTCGGGTTCTATGTGGTGTTGTTCTCGGCGGCGATGAGCACGATTCCTCGTGATTTCTACGAGGCGGCGTTGTTGGATGGCGCGAATCGGTTCACGACGTTCTTCCGGATCACGTTGCCGTTGTTGTGGGACACCGTGCAGACCGGTTGGGTGTACATGGGGATTCTTGCGCTGGACGCGTTCGCGGTGGTGCAGATCATGACGGTGGGTCCTGGTGGGCCTGACTACTCGACCGAGGTTCTGACGTGGTTCGTGTACACGAAGGGCATTCGGGACGGGCAGGCCGGTTACGCGACCGCGTTGGGTGTGGCGTTGCTGATCGTCACGATGATCTTCGCGACGGTCGTCATGCGACTCGGCCGCCGAGAAAGGCTGGAGTTCTGA
- the ngcE gene encoding N-acetylglucosamine/diacetylchitobiose ABC transporter substrate-binding protein — MGFTSEFGRRDLVKRTAAIGLISVPTMTALSACATGGGDDAKQVERGKKTAKNPLGVNESAGLDVVIFDGGFGDEYAKAAQAEYVKAYPKADGKIKHSATQKIQAKLAPRFNGGTPPDLIDNSGAEQMDFGTLVSKDQLTDLRELLDAPSLDDPNKKVRDTLRPGVLEMGQFEGDEVWVLYYAYTIYGVWYSKSLLAKHGWEYPQTWDEMLKLCADAKKQGIAGWTYPGKYPYYLPFSLYPFIAKIGGRETLDAIDNLEPNAWKHEAVKAAFEAYHELQAKGYILKGTPGLDHIQSQVAWNEGKALFIPNGSWVENETKKTTPKNFDMGVGAPSSLDSGDKLPYGTIWASGGEPFIVPKNAKHPWGGMELLRIMLGTKSTQNFIQQVSSLSSLNGGTEGLRLPPGLASAQELWKKAGDNVVNPRLQDWYVTLQKEKIGVAALGEMMAGRMSPKECMAKCQKFADETAKDSAVKKYRHK; from the coding sequence ATGGGATTCACCTCTGAATTCGGCCGTCGTGATCTGGTCAAGCGAACGGCCGCGATCGGGCTGATCTCCGTTCCCACCATGACGGCGTTGAGCGCGTGCGCAACGGGTGGCGGCGACGACGCCAAGCAGGTCGAAAGGGGCAAGAAAACAGCGAAGAATCCGCTGGGGGTCAACGAGAGCGCAGGCCTTGACGTCGTCATCTTCGACGGCGGCTTCGGCGACGAATACGCCAAGGCCGCGCAGGCGGAGTACGTGAAGGCGTATCCGAAGGCCGACGGGAAGATCAAGCATTCGGCGACGCAGAAGATCCAGGCGAAGCTGGCGCCGCGGTTCAACGGTGGTACGCCGCCGGATCTGATCGACAACTCGGGCGCGGAGCAGATGGATTTCGGCACGTTGGTGTCGAAGGACCAGCTCACGGATTTGCGGGAGTTGTTGGACGCGCCGTCGCTTGATGATCCGAACAAGAAGGTGCGGGACACGCTGCGTCCTGGCGTGTTGGAGATGGGGCAGTTCGAGGGGGACGAGGTCTGGGTCCTGTACTACGCCTACACCATCTACGGGGTGTGGTACTCGAAGTCGTTGCTGGCCAAGCACGGCTGGGAGTATCCGCAAACCTGGGACGAGATGCTGAAGCTGTGCGCGGACGCGAAGAAGCAGGGGATCGCGGGGTGGACGTACCCGGGGAAGTACCCGTACTACCTGCCGTTCAGCCTGTATCCGTTCATCGCGAAGATCGGTGGCCGCGAGACGCTGGACGCGATCGACAACCTGGAGCCGAACGCGTGGAAGCACGAGGCGGTAAAGGCCGCGTTCGAGGCGTATCACGAGTTGCAGGCCAAGGGGTACATCCTCAAGGGCACGCCGGGGCTGGATCATATTCAGTCGCAGGTGGCGTGGAACGAGGGGAAGGCGTTGTTCATCCCGAACGGTTCGTGGGTGGAGAACGAGACGAAGAAGACCACGCCGAAGAACTTCGACATGGGTGTGGGTGCGCCCTCGTCGTTGGATTCGGGTGACAAGCTGCCGTACGGGACGATCTGGGCTTCCGGCGGTGAGCCGTTCATCGTGCCGAAGAACGCCAAGCACCCGTGGGGCGGCATGGAGTTGCTGCGGATCATGTTGGGCACGAAGTCCACGCAGAACTTCATTCAGCAGGTGTCGTCGCTGTCTTCGTTGAACGGTGGTACGGAGGGTTTGCGGCTTCCGCCGGGGTTGGCGTCGGCGCAGGAGTTGTGGAAGAAGGCGGGGGATAACGTCGTCAATCCGCGGTTGCAGGATTGGTATGTGACGTTGCAGAAGGAGAAGATCGGGGTGGCGGCGTTGGGCGAGATGATGGCCGGGCGTATGTCGCCGAAGGAGTGCATGGCCAAGTGTCAGAAGTTCGCGGATGAGACGGCGAAGGATTCCGCGGTGAAGAAGTACCGGCACAAGTGA
- a CDS encoding aconitate hydratase, whose product MSANSFDARSTLRVGDESYEIFKLDKVEGSARLPYSLKVLLENLLRTEDGANITADHIRAVGGWDSQAQPSQEIQFTPARVIMQDFTGVPCVVDLATMREAVKELGGDPAKINPLAPAELVIDHSVIADKFGTHEAFAQNVELEYGRNRERYQFLRWGQTAFDEFKVVPPGTGIVHQVNIEHLARTVMVRNGQAYPDTLVGTDSHTTMVNGLGVLGWGVGGIEAEAAMLGQPVSMLIPRVVGFKLTGELKPGTTATDLVLTITEMLRKHGVVGKFVEFYGEGVAATSLANRATIGNMSPEFGSTAAIFPIDSETINYLKLTGRSEQQLALVEAYAKEQGLWLDPAAEPDYSEKLELDLASVVPSIAGPKRPQDRIVLANAAQQFAKDVLNYVEAGVTGGDDRKPGVPQQTAPHGVASPVDEASAESFPASDAPAYGSDDNGAGAPQHADGTGERVPSNPVTVTAPDGSTYEIDHGAVTVAAITSCTNTSNPYVMVAAALVAKKAVEKGLTRKPWVKTTLAPGSKVVTDYFDKAGLTPYLDKVGFNLVGYGCTTCIGNSGPLPDEVSKAVNENDLAVTSVLSGNRNFEGRINPDVKMNYLASPPLVVAYAIAGSMKVDITKEALGVDTEGKPVYLADIWPTEAEVNDVVANAIGEDMFSKSYSDVFAGDAQWQALPIPTGNTFEWDPESTYVRKPPYFEGMAMDPAPVQDIAGARVLAKLGDSVTTDHISPAGAIKADTPAGKYLTEHGVERRDFNSYGSRRGNHEVMIRGTFANIRLRNQIAPGTEGGFTRDFTVADGPVSFIYDASQNYQAAGIPLVVLAGKEYGSGSSRDWAAKGTALLGVKAVIAESYERIHRSNLIGMGVLPLQFPEGATAETLGLTGEETFSITGVTALNDGTTPRTVKVTTDSGVEFDAVVRIDTPGEADYYRNGGIMQYVLRSLIRK is encoded by the coding sequence GTGTCGGCGAACAGCTTCGACGCCCGCAGCACGCTGCGCGTGGGCGACGAGTCGTACGAGATCTTCAAGCTGGACAAGGTCGAGGGCTCCGCCCGCCTGCCCTACAGCCTGAAGGTGCTGCTGGAGAACCTGCTCCGTACCGAGGACGGCGCGAACATCACCGCCGACCACATCCGCGCCGTGGGCGGTTGGGACTCCCAGGCGCAGCCGAGCCAGGAGATCCAGTTCACCCCGGCTCGCGTGATCATGCAGGACTTCACCGGTGTGCCCTGCGTCGTGGACCTCGCCACCATGCGTGAGGCCGTCAAGGAACTGGGCGGCGACCCCGCGAAGATCAACCCGCTGGCCCCGGCCGAGCTGGTCATCGACCACTCCGTCATCGCCGACAAGTTCGGCACCCACGAGGCGTTCGCGCAGAACGTCGAGCTGGAGTACGGCCGCAACCGGGAGCGCTACCAGTTCCTGCGCTGGGGCCAGACCGCCTTCGACGAGTTCAAGGTCGTCCCGCCCGGCACCGGCATCGTGCACCAGGTCAACATCGAGCACCTGGCCCGCACCGTGATGGTGCGTAACGGACAGGCGTACCCCGACACCCTCGTCGGCACCGACTCGCACACCACCATGGTCAACGGCCTCGGCGTGCTCGGCTGGGGCGTCGGCGGCATCGAGGCCGAGGCCGCGATGCTCGGCCAGCCGGTCTCCATGCTCATCCCGCGCGTCGTCGGCTTCAAGCTGACCGGTGAGCTCAAGCCCGGCACCACCGCCACCGACCTGGTGCTGACCATCACCGAGATGCTCCGCAAGCACGGCGTGGTCGGCAAGTTCGTGGAGTTCTACGGCGAGGGCGTGGCCGCCACCTCGCTCGCCAACCGCGCCACCATCGGCAACATGTCGCCGGAGTTCGGCTCGACCGCCGCGATCTTCCCGATCGACTCCGAGACCATCAACTACCTCAAGCTCACCGGCCGCTCCGAGCAGCAGCTCGCGCTCGTCGAGGCGTACGCCAAGGAGCAGGGCCTGTGGCTGGACCCGGCCGCCGAGCCGGACTACTCCGAGAAGCTCGAACTGGACCTGGCCTCGGTCGTCCCGTCGATCGCCGGCCCCAAGCGGCCGCAGGACCGCATCGTCCTGGCCAACGCCGCCCAGCAGTTCGCCAAGGACGTCCTCAACTACGTCGAGGCGGGCGTCACCGGCGGCGACGACCGCAAGCCGGGCGTGCCGCAGCAGACCGCGCCGCACGGCGTGGCCTCCCCGGTGGACGAGGCGAGCGCCGAGTCGTTCCCGGCCAGTGACGCCCCGGCCTACGGCAGCGACGACAACGGCGCCGGCGCCCCGCAGCACGCGGACGGCACCGGCGAGCGCGTGCCGTCGAACCCCGTCACCGTCACCGCCCCCGACGGTTCCACGTACGAGATCGACCACGGCGCCGTCACCGTCGCCGCCATCACCTCGTGCACCAACACCTCCAACCCGTACGTCATGGTCGCCGCCGCGCTGGTGGCCAAGAAGGCGGTGGAGAAGGGCCTGACCCGCAAGCCGTGGGTCAAGACCACCCTGGCCCCCGGCTCCAAGGTCGTCACCGACTACTTCGACAAGGCGGGCCTGACCCCCTACCTCGACAAGGTCGGCTTCAACCTGGTCGGTTACGGCTGCACCACCTGCATCGGCAACTCCGGCCCGCTGCCGGACGAGGTCTCCAAGGCCGTCAACGAGAACGACCTCGCCGTCACCTCGGTGCTCTCCGGCAACCGCAACTTCGAGGGCCGGATCAACCCCGACGTCAAGATGAACTACCTGGCCTCCCCGCCGCTGGTGGTCGCGTACGCCATCGCCGGCTCCATGAAGGTGGACATCACCAAGGAGGCCCTGGGCGTCGACACCGAGGGCAAGCCGGTCTACCTCGCGGACATCTGGCCGACCGAGGCCGAGGTCAACGACGTGGTGGCGAACGCCATCGGCGAGGACATGTTCTCCAAGTCCTACAGCGACGTCTTCGCGGGCGACGCCCAGTGGCAGGCGCTGCCGATCCCGACCGGCAACACCTTCGAGTGGGACCCGGAGTCCACCTACGTCCGCAAGCCCCCCTACTTCGAGGGCATGGCGATGGACCCGGCGCCGGTTCAGGACATCGCCGGGGCGCGCGTCCTGGCCAAGCTGGGCGACTCGGTCACCACCGACCACATCTCCCCGGCCGGCGCCATCAAGGCCGACACCCCGGCGGGCAAGTACCTGACCGAGCACGGCGTCGAGCGGCGTGACTTCAACTCCTACGGCTCGCGCCGTGGCAACCACGAGGTCATGATCCGCGGCACGTTCGCCAACATCCGGTTGCGCAACCAGATCGCGCCCGGTACCGAGGGCGGCTTCACCCGTGACTTCACCGTCGCGGACGGCCCGGTCTCCTTCATCTACGACGCGTCGCAGAACTACCAGGCCGCCGGCATCCCGCTGGTCGTCCTCGCGGGCAAGGAGTACGGTTCCGGCTCTTCCCGCGACTGGGCCGCCAAGGGCACCGCGCTGCTGGGCGTCAAGGCCGTCATCGCCGAGTCCTACGAGCGCATCCACCGCTCGAACCTGATCGGCATGGGCGTCCTGCCGCTGCAGTTCCCCGAGGGCGCGACGGCCGAGACCCTCGGCCTGACCGGCGAGGAGACCTTCTCCATCACCGGCGTGACCGCGCTGAACGACGGCACCACGCCGCGCACGGTCAAGGTCACCACCGACAGCGGCGTGGAGTTCGACGCGGTCGTGCGCATCGACACCCCCGGCGAGGCGGACTACTACCGCAACGGCGGCATCATGCAGTACGTCCTGCGGTCGCTGATCCGCAAGTAA